In Mycoplasma sp. Mirounga ES2805-ORL, a single window of DNA contains:
- the mutM gene encoding bifunctional DNA-formamidopyrimidine glycosylase/DNA-(apurinic or apyrimidinic site) lyase encodes MPEMPEVITVVKDLKKLVVNKRIDKVFIRTPKLIKEVSINEFTSFLINETIIDIRNLGKHIIFYLTNDKYLLSHLRMTGKYFVYKSFRKPTIHDHLYFQLSDGSFIFYNDARQFGTFHIKTKETLYTTKPLNSLGQTPDKIDANTLYNKLKKKTIPIKLTLLDQSIVLGLGNIYVNEALFAAKIHPETPTNKVTIEELKRILIFSDQIMKKSVELGGSSIQSYSSVNGVRGGYQNHLKVHLRNNLPCFECNTKIERMYINKRSTYYCPKCQSQIKE; translated from the coding sequence ATGCCAGAAATGCCAGAAGTTATTACAGTTGTTAAGGATCTAAAAAAACTAGTTGTTAATAAAAGAATTGATAAAGTTTTTATTAGAACTCCAAAATTAATAAAAGAAGTATCTATAAATGAATTTACTTCATTTTTAATTAATGAAACAATTATAGATATTAGAAATTTAGGGAAACATATTATTTTTTATTTAACTAACGATAAGTATTTATTAAGTCATTTAAGGATGACTGGTAAGTATTTTGTTTATAAATCTTTTAGAAAACCTACAATTCATGATCATCTATATTTCCAACTAAGCGATGGTTCATTTATTTTTTATAATGATGCAAGACAATTTGGAACATTCCATATTAAAACAAAGGAAACTTTATATACAACAAAACCTTTAAATTCCCTAGGCCAAACACCAGATAAAATTGATGCTAATACTTTGTATAATAAATTAAAAAAGAAAACTATCCCTATTAAGTTAACACTTTTAGATCAAAGTATTGTTTTGGGTTTGGGAAATATTTATGTTAATGAAGCTTTATTTGCTGCTAAAATTCATCCTGAAACACCTACTAATAAAGTTACAATTGAAGAATTAAAAAGAATTCTTATTTTTTCAGACCAAATTATGAAAAAATCTGTAGAGCTAGGCGGTTCTTCTATCCAATCATATTCAAGTGTTAATGGTGTTAGAGGTGGATATCAAAATCATTTAAAGGTTCATTTAAGAAATAATTTACCATGTTTTGAATGTAATACTAAAATTGAGCGAATGTATATTAACAAACGCTCAACGTATTATTGTCCTAAATGTCAAAGTCAAATAAAGGAGTAA
- a CDS encoding Smr/MutS family protein — protein sequence MNEDEEFMNAILRQAENIDYDEDEEFGSGCEEHFIDLHGMSVNEAVAAFELALIETHNRQCKSLTVIVGHGTKTLKTHIEDILIRDNLKYTLTKNKAGFRIKLK from the coding sequence GTGAATGAAGATGAAGAATTTATGAATGCAATATTAAGACAAGCCGAAAATATTGATTATGATGAAGATGAAGAATTTGGTAGTGGTTGCGAAGAACATTTTATTGACTTACACGGTATGTCTGTAAATGAAGCGGTAGCTGCTTTTGAATTAGCTTTGATTGAAACTCACAATAGACAATGTAAATCATTAACAGTGATTGTTGGTCATGGAACCAAAACACTTAAAACACATATTGAAGACATATTAATTAGGGATAATTTAAAATATACGCTAACTAAAAACAAAGCAGGTTTTAGAATAAAATTAAAATAA
- a CDS encoding MAG2810 family protein: MESWNNIMSKDAFSSHTHSAVFKIANKEIEKVLKDKQNKKHVHLAKIWKWIGLGFLLSGLIITIITVTIALLFMYKENNPFNKEWKLLVPLSFGLFFTFIGFILFSLGVKSHKYLAKQIINKFNKYKIYNQIFNFLNLTYTNHYGDEELKKYSLIKFFKNISNFKDIDNNFYCSNNKYEQYEFHNDSHLFKMQNLEYKSNSWKNINDLKNKYIKQLKKDGSTIYGSRIELNSSIKRFAIAAKLKNFNEKISLTLFDKNNNYTPANFEEIVFSKKEYEHLYLKVNDKELLNEWLNDSNNIDFLKLISGELILGHFINIIDKKQRFRLKKLTNLSMFIREQEAYIFFDTPTELFDLFFKNHSINVHKLSEKISEKIIDDFYLLYMLLELLAPFGLNLTSTNIEELTKEIEEKELKINNDLEYKIDNNLDETNDNINK; encoded by the coding sequence ATGGAAAGTTGAAATAATATCATGTCAAAAGATGCTTTTTCATCTCATACACATTCAGCGGTTTTTAAAATTGCAAATAAAGAAATTGAAAAAGTACTAAAAGATAAGCAAAATAAAAAACACGTACATTTGGCAAAAATCTGAAAATGAATAGGCCTAGGATTTTTATTATCGGGATTAATAATTACTATAATAACTGTGACAATTGCATTACTATTTATGTATAAAGAAAACAACCCTTTTAATAAAGAATGAAAATTACTTGTACCATTATCGTTTGGATTATTTTTTACATTTATTGGATTTATTTTATTCTCTCTGGGCGTAAAATCTCATAAATATTTAGCTAAGCAAATTATAAATAAATTTAATAAATATAAAATCTACAACCAAATTTTTAATTTTCTAAATCTAACATACACTAACCATTATGGCGATGAAGAACTAAAAAAATATAGCTTAATAAAGTTTTTCAAAAATATTTCAAATTTTAAAGATATTGACAATAATTTTTATTGCTCAAATAACAAATATGAACAATATGAATTTCACAACGACTCCCATTTATTCAAAATGCAAAATTTGGAATACAAATCAAATTCGTGAAAAAATATTAATGATTTAAAAAATAAATATATAAAACAACTTAAAAAAGATGGTTCTACAATTTATGGATCTAGAATTGAACTTAATTCATCAATTAAACGTTTTGCAATAGCAGCTAAATTAAAAAACTTTAATGAAAAAATATCACTTACACTATTTGACAAAAACAATAATTACACACCTGCAAATTTTGAAGAAATAGTTTTTTCTAAAAAAGAATATGAACATTTATATCTTAAAGTTAATGACAAAGAATTACTTAATGAATGACTTAATGATTCAAATAATATAGATTTTCTTAAACTAATTAGTGGTGAGTTAATACTAGGTCATTTTATAAATATCATTGATAAAAAACAAAGATTCAGACTTAAAAAACTAACAAATTTATCAATGTTTATTAGAGAACAAGAAGCATATATATTCTTTGATACACCAACTGAATTATTTGATTTATTTTTTAAAAATCATTCTATTAATGTACATAAATTATCTGAAAAAATATCAGAAAAAATTATTGATGATTTTTACTTATTATACATGTTGTTAGAATTATTAGCGCCATTTGGATTAAATTTAACTTCAACAAATATAGAAGAATTAACAAAAGAAATTGAAGAAAAAGAATTAAAAATAAATAACGATTTAGAATATAAAATTGATAATAATTTAGATGAAACTAATGATAATATAAATAAATAA
- the plsY gene encoding glycerol-3-phosphate 1-O-acyltransferase PlsY, with protein MEIIYIFLLNFALFLIGYLFFGSLNTSIIVSKKKMRDDIRKHCSKNAGATNALRVYGKKIAGLIFAIDVLKTFVPVLIVAILNRYAYQEFANKYFMSPQALGLGVVIGHIFPIYFKFKGGKGIACSVGFIATINVVIFVIAAIIWLTVFFITRYVSLAGIITTLILIPLTFFPWVTQGILGFFMNSVEHTESLKPCCLSRYWYVSGILFFIDSIVIIFAHRSNIKRLINHNESKLKL; from the coding sequence ATGGAAATAATTTATATTTTCTTGCTTAATTTTGCACTTTTTTTAATTGGCTACCTATTTTTTGGATCATTGAATACGTCAATTATTGTTAGCAAAAAAAAGATGCGAGATGATATTAGAAAACATTGCTCAAAAAATGCTGGAGCAACAAATGCTCTAAGAGTTTACGGCAAAAAAATAGCTGGTCTAATTTTTGCAATAGATGTATTAAAAACTTTTGTTCCAGTTCTAATAGTTGCTATTTTAAATAGATACGCTTATCAAGAATTTGCAAATAAGTATTTTATGAGTCCACAAGCTCTCGGATTAGGTGTTGTTATAGGTCATATTTTCCCAATTTACTTTAAATTTAAGGGCGGAAAAGGAATAGCATGCTCAGTTGGTTTTATAGCAACAATAAATGTAGTTATCTTTGTAATAGCCGCAATTATTTGATTAACAGTTTTCTTTATAACTAGATATGTTTCATTAGCTGGCATAATCACAACACTTATATTAATACCATTAACATTCTTTCCTTGAGTGACACAAGGAATACTTGGATTCTTTATGAACTCAGTTGAACATACAGAATCATTAAAACCATGTTGCTTAAGTAGATATTGATATGTTTCTGGAATTTTATTCTTCATTGATTCAATCGTTATAATTTTTGCACATCGCTCAAATATTAAAAGATTAATTAATCATAATGAATCAAAGCTAAAGCTTTAA
- a CDS encoding nicotinate phosphoribosyltransferase, whose protein sequence is MKKIDKYIAKYFHKTEKIISSEKPKNIITLQFFQRKDDSLLAGMNEVLELLKNNSDISKYKIRYLPEGSIINSLDIVLELEGHYEDFGKFEGMIDGILSRSSSIATNGYHCKKAAKGKNIIFMGDRADHYLMQKIDGKAIAVAGITSVSTDMHNINHKESTFGSVPHALIQNFGGDTKAAMIAYSKTFPNNKLIALVDYHNNVIKEAVECFNLLKDKLYGVRVDTAKNIKDHMFDNEPDNESFYGVNVEQIKRLRKALDEAGANNVKIIVSSGFNPEKIKFFEDNMAPVDSYGVGQSIFKSICSFSADATLLNGKKEAKEGRFYRKNENLVEYN, encoded by the coding sequence ATGAAAAAAATAGATAAATATATTGCTAAATATTTCCACAAAACAGAGAAAATAATATCTTCAGAAAAGCCTAAAAACATTATTACTTTGCAATTCTTTCAAAGAAAAGATGACTCCTTATTAGCAGGTATGAATGAAGTTTTAGAGTTATTAAAAAATAACTCTGATATTTCAAAATATAAAATTAGATATTTGCCAGAAGGCTCAATAATTAATAGTCTTGATATAGTTCTAGAACTAGAAGGACACTATGAGGATTTTGGAAAATTTGAAGGTATGATAGATGGTATTTTAAGCAGATCATCATCAATAGCGACGAATGGATATCATTGTAAAAAAGCAGCAAAAGGTAAAAATATAATTTTTATGGGTGACAGAGCCGACCATTATTTAATGCAAAAAATCGATGGTAAGGCTATTGCAGTAGCAGGCATAACGAGTGTTTCAACAGATATGCATAATATAAATCATAAGGAAAGCACCTTCGGTTCAGTACCACATGCTCTAATTCAAAATTTTGGCGGAGATACTAAAGCTGCCATGATTGCATATTCTAAAACTTTTCCAAACAACAAACTAATTGCACTTGTTGATTATCATAATAATGTAATAAAAGAAGCTGTTGAATGTTTCAATTTGCTTAAAGATAAACTTTATGGAGTTAGAGTAGATACAGCCAAAAACATTAAAGACCACATGTTCGATAATGAACCTGATAATGAAAGTTTTTATGGCGTAAATGTCGAACAAATAAAAAGACTTAGAAAGGCATTAGATGAAGCAGGAGCAAATAATGTAAAAATAATTGTCTCAAGTGGTTTTAATCCAGAAAAAATAAAATTTTTCGAAGATAATATGGCTCCAGTTGACTCTTATGGTGTTGGTCAAAGTATTTTTAAAAGCATATGTAGTTTCAGCGCTGATGCAACATTATTGAATGGCAAAAAAGAAGCTAAAGAAGGTAGATTTTATAGAAAAAACGAAAACCTTGTTGAATATAATTAA
- the cas2 gene encoding CRISPR-associated endonuclease Cas2, which translates to MRIIIMYDVCMDNKKDIQNYQIFKNNLTKLGYYMIQYSIYGKCVSSHTVYEYEKKKILNIIPQNSNVRFFMITESQYQNIEILSGQKSLSEIYNGQERYIKL; encoded by the coding sequence ATGCGGATTATTATTATGTATGATGTATGTATGGATAATAAAAAAGATATACAAAATTATCAAATATTTAAGAATAATTTAACTAAACTAGGATACTATATGATTCAATATTCAATATATGGAAAATGTGTTTCAAGTCACACTGTCTATGAATATGAAAAAAAGAAAATATTAAATATTATTCCACAAAACTCAAATGTTAGATTTTTTATGATTACTGAATCACAATATCAAAATATTGAAATTTTGTCAGGACAAAAAAGTTTATCTGAAATATATAACGGACAGGAAAGATACATCAAACTATAA
- the cas1 gene encoding type II CRISPR-associated endonuclease Cas1: protein MKKIIQISEATYINMFLNNLVVRKNDTKIIIPTSNIETIIFENERSTISLPLLNELVNLGVNIIFCDRKHLPNALLIPYQGYYSTKVLQKQLQWDDDFKGNLWTSIVKLKIKNSKNILEKINLLNDDLKLKFDNYINSVQYLDVSNVEGHVAKLYFKILFGSSYRRDDENNVINQYLNYGYSILTSYVTRHLSSKGYDTRIGLFHKSYNNNFPLSCDIMEPFRCLIDLLVYKYWKNTEFHNFQEFKEQLFLIFEENIIVENKKMSFSKYIQIFIEDLLTNQNNKRDLSIDPNY from the coding sequence ATGAAAAAAATTATTCAAATATCTGAAGCTACTTATATAAATATGTTTTTAAACAACTTAGTTGTTAGAAAGAATGATACAAAAATTATTATTCCAACATCTAATATAGAAACTATTATTTTTGAAAATGAAAGAAGTACAATATCGCTTCCTTTGTTAAATGAATTAGTTAATTTGGGAGTAAACATCATATTTTGTGATAGAAAACATCTCCCTAATGCCTTATTAATACCTTATCAAGGTTATTATAGTACTAAAGTATTACAAAAACAATTGCAATGAGATGATGATTTTAAAGGAAACCTATGAACATCTATAGTAAAACTTAAAATTAAAAATTCTAAAAATATATTAGAAAAAATTAATCTTTTAAATGATGATTTAAAATTAAAATTCGACAATTATATAAACTCTGTTCAATATCTAGATGTTAGTAACGTGGAAGGTCATGTTGCAAAATTATATTTCAAAATATTATTTGGTTCAAGCTATCGTAGGGATGATGAAAATAATGTTATTAATCAATATTTAAATTACGGTTATTCGATTTTAACTAGTTATGTTACTCGACATTTAAGTTCAAAAGGATATGATACAAGGATAGGATTATTTCATAAAAGTTATAACAATAATTTTCCACTTTCATGTGACATAATGGAACCTTTTAGATGTTTAATAGATTTACTAGTTTATAAATATTGAAAAAATACAGAGTTTCATAATTTTCAAGAGTTTAAAGAACAATTATTCTTAATTTTTGAAGAAAATATTATTGTTGAAAATAAAAAAATGTCTTTTTCAAAATACATACAAATTTTTATTGAAGATTTATTAACGAATCAAAATAATAAAAGAGATTTATCCATTGATCCAAATTACTAG
- the cas9 gene encoding type II CRISPR RNA-guided endonuclease Cas9 (Cas9, originally named Csn1, is the large, multifunctional signature protein of type II CRISPR/Cas systems. It is well known even to general audiences because its RNA-guided endonuclease activity has made it a popular tool for custom editing of eukaryotic genomes.) — MNDKKHEVTIGFDLGVGSVGWAVIDNNTNEILKLGSRLFSEPELATDRRAARSSRRLLRRRKYRNEKFINMLFRYQDFFKFESKKDIYDTFRKLSNKYQNILDLKIKALRNQVSPKELSWLLHDYLENRGFFYTIIENESDKNNNDDNKSKAILAKNEKLLPTELLYKFYEKNGFYKNQDNFASEYSRSFSNLDWIKELNQVFDNYPEKVISAIKNDFLNLFSTIRPFNVGPGSQNSPTKYGLYQKNNDGHIEKIGDSIWEKNIGRCSVFVDQPRAPKHTASSEIFNLLNDMNNLINSAFVDFKLSEENKIELLNTLLNKYKDITSAKTRITNFNISMLKNILLDYSKNKGIDDSWLQMKNLGFGVAKNKTYELNFSELKNIFYITQILARGNANLDIISFPNYELWINDYDEIVTELSKTQDLNQRIELLSKLKFWNKYFETEDLKEDAIKNLSSSEKIISSQMSSLSTKCHLYFIPSLLKYSDNFERIKFNDENLQKANETNIQNKKYLSQAFLDDAILPPSVRTTMKEAVSVFNKIKKLYSDIYDIKNVTVELAREKNSDEVRKQISQLNNSNKKRNNSIETNISKLLNKNIDLNSSKFSNNLKYKLFLYLQQEHIDPYDGKELDLELIINDPSYVEIDHIIPYSWSMDDSSSNKVLTKRTNNQVKGQNIPFNYFKKLNSSQWNWIMYKEWCDKLFLHNKDDSWFPSKKSKSDKHNKLLVSKFDENDQKTFMARNLNDTRYATKIFRDTLQNYSKNHDNEFKVTCINGSITSYIRKISKIGLKDRNDFSHHAVDATIISLISNNTKTLFNELFLDDTKYELVSLNGILYKENMLTGVLKEVSNSKELKKLYDSKKIAQIVKNSLENRKVDFQFSRKIITKSNVKLFNDTLYGLKENSLDNSSINKITYIKLIDEKNKDKNLKDYFGENAPKASKLLMCNSHKSEYKILNDIYMKYQDHKNPFIEYMYNDLLINFPETFTKEKIDTLVNFGKIAIYNYETKTIKIYKKLRLIGDSYKKDNIVMNKKQNNKSFNESLNWIGGLVYKNKKNNYSLIVANSQILKMTGKNINLLDESVYDQESLDSKKEQFNIELSEKPVLVLKKGTIFMDEQNELYHTVGLVPSNQTIEISKIKDNLDNKRLIKSINVLMKNYKIVELDVLGNVYKKTH; from the coding sequence ATGAATGATAAAAAACATGAAGTTACAATAGGATTTGACCTAGGTGTAGGATCTGTGGGTTGAGCAGTAATTGACAATAACACAAATGAAATTTTAAAACTTGGTTCAAGACTATTTAGTGAACCAGAACTAGCAACCGACAGAAGAGCGGCTCGTTCATCAAGAAGACTTTTAAGAAGAAGAAAGTATAGAAATGAAAAATTTATAAACATGTTATTTAGATATCAAGATTTTTTTAAATTTGAGTCAAAAAAAGATATTTATGACACTTTTAGAAAATTATCAAATAAATATCAAAATATTCTTGATCTAAAAATTAAAGCTCTAAGAAATCAAGTTAGTCCTAAAGAATTATCTTGATTGTTACATGATTACTTAGAGAATAGAGGTTTCTTCTACACGATAATTGAAAATGAGTCTGATAAAAACAATAATGATGATAACAAGTCAAAAGCAATTTTAGCAAAAAATGAAAAATTATTGCCAACTGAACTTTTATATAAGTTTTATGAAAAAAATGGTTTTTACAAAAATCAAGATAACTTTGCTTCAGAATACTCAAGATCATTTTCAAACCTTGATTGAATTAAAGAATTAAATCAAGTTTTTGACAATTATCCAGAAAAAGTAATTTCTGCTATAAAGAATGATTTTTTAAATTTATTTTCAACTATAAGACCTTTTAATGTAGGACCCGGTAGTCAAAATAGTCCTACTAAATATGGTTTATATCAAAAAAATAATGATGGTCACATAGAAAAAATTGGTGACTCCATATGAGAAAAAAATATTGGGCGTTGTAGTGTTTTTGTAGACCAACCAAGAGCGCCAAAACATACTGCAAGCTCAGAAATTTTTAATCTATTAAACGATATGAATAATCTAATTAATTCAGCCTTTGTAGATTTTAAATTAAGCGAAGAAAATAAAATTGAACTCCTAAATACATTACTTAATAAGTATAAAGATATAACATCTGCAAAAACTAGAATTACTAACTTTAATATTTCTATGTTAAAAAACATCTTGCTTGATTATTCCAAAAATAAAGGAATTGATGATTCTTGATTACAAATGAAGAATCTAGGTTTTGGTGTAGCCAAAAACAAAACTTATGAGTTAAATTTTTCTGAATTAAAAAATATTTTCTATATTACCCAAATTCTTGCCCGCGGTAATGCTAACTTAGATATTATTTCATTCCCTAATTATGAATTATGAATAAATGATTATGATGAAATAGTAACAGAATTGTCAAAAACACAAGATTTAAACCAAAGAATAGAATTATTATCTAAACTAAAGTTCTGAAATAAATATTTTGAGACAGAAGATTTAAAAGAAGACGCTATTAAAAATCTTTCATCTTCAGAAAAGATAATTTCTTCTCAAATGTCTAGTTTATCAACTAAATGCCACTTATACTTTATTCCATCACTACTAAAATATAGTGATAATTTTGAAAGAATTAAATTTAATGATGAAAACCTACAAAAAGCAAATGAAACAAATATACAAAATAAAAAATACCTCAGTCAAGCTTTTTTAGATGATGCCATACTTCCACCTTCTGTAAGAACAACTATGAAAGAAGCTGTATCTGTATTTAACAAAATTAAAAAGTTATATTCGGATATTTATGATATTAAAAATGTTACTGTTGAACTTGCTAGAGAAAAAAATAGTGATGAAGTTAGAAAACAAATATCACAATTAAATAATTCAAACAAGAAAAGAAATAATTCTATTGAAACTAATATATCTAAATTATTAAATAAGAACATAGATTTAAATTCAAGTAAGTTTTCAAATAATTTAAAATATAAATTATTTCTTTATTTACAACAAGAACATATTGACCCTTATGATGGAAAAGAACTTGATCTAGAATTAATAATTAATGATCCTAGTTATGTAGAAATAGACCACATTATTCCTTATAGTTGATCAATGGATGACTCATCATCAAATAAAGTATTGACTAAAAGAACAAATAATCAAGTAAAAGGACAAAACATACCTTTTAATTACTTTAAAAAACTTAATAGTTCACAATGGAATTGAATAATGTATAAAGAATGATGTGATAAATTATTCTTACATAATAAAGATGATTCATGATTTCCAAGTAAAAAATCTAAATCAGATAAGCATAACAAATTATTAGTTTCTAAATTTGATGAAAATGACCAGAAAACATTTATGGCCAGAAATTTGAACGATACTAGATATGCAACTAAAATATTTAGAGATACTTTACAAAATTATTCAAAAAATCATGATAATGAATTTAAAGTAACCTGTATTAATGGAAGTATAACAAGTTATATTAGAAAGATATCTAAAATTGGCTTAAAAGACAGAAATGATTTTTCTCATCACGCTGTTGACGCCACAATTATTTCTTTAATCTCAAATAATACTAAAACCTTATTTAATGAATTATTTTTAGATGACACTAAATATGAATTAGTAAGTCTTAATGGAATATTATATAAAGAAAATATGTTAACAGGAGTTTTAAAAGAAGTTTCAAATTCTAAAGAGCTTAAAAAATTATACGATTCTAAAAAAATTGCTCAAATTGTTAAAAATAGTTTAGAAAATAGAAAAGTTGATTTTCAATTTTCAAGAAAAATTATTACAAAAAGCAATGTTAAATTATTTAATGATACACTTTACGGACTTAAAGAAAATTCACTTGATAATAGTTCAATTAATAAAATTACATACATAAAACTTATTGATGAAAAAAATAAGGATAAAAACTTAAAAGATTATTTTGGCGAAAATGCCCCCAAAGCATCTAAATTATTAATGTGCAATAGCCATAAATCTGAATATAAAATACTTAATGACATTTATATGAAATATCAAGATCATAAAAATCCGTTTATAGAATACATGTATAATGACTTATTGATAAACTTCCCAGAAACATTTACAAAAGAAAAAATTGATACACTAGTTAACTTTGGAAAAATTGCAATTTACAACTATGAAACTAAAACTATTAAAATTTATAAAAAACTAAGATTAATAGGTGATTCTTATAAAAAAGACAATATAGTTATGAATAAAAAACAAAATAATAAATCATTTAATGAAAGCCTTAATTGAATTGGCGGTCTAGTTTATAAGAACAAAAAAAATAACTATTCACTTATAGTTGCAAACAGTCAAATTTTAAAAATGACAGGCAAAAATATAAATCTTCTTGATGAAAGTGTTTATGATCAAGAATCCTTAGATTCTAAAAAAGAACAATTTAATATTGAATTATCTGAAAAACCTGTTCTTGTATTAAAAAAAGGAACTATTTTCATGGATGAACAAAATGAACTTTACCACACCGTTGGTTTAGTTCCTTCTAATCAAACTATCGAAATTTCAAAGATAAAAGATAATTTAGATAATAAAAGACTTATAAAGTCGATAAATGTGTTAATGAAAAATTATAAAATAGTAGAACTAGACGTTCTAGGTAATGTGTATAAAAAAACCCACTAG
- the rpsI gene encoding 30S ribosomal protein S9: protein MAETTKKTTTTKKTTTVKTKKTSSEVEYRGLGRRKSSTARVILRPGKGDFTINKRPARDYLTSDIYIKDAEQPLVITETKGKFDISVNVRGGGLSGQAGAIRLGIARALLLASDSYRGKLKPEGMLTRDARIKERKKPGLNAARRSRQFSKR from the coding sequence ATGGCAGAAACAACTAAAAAAACAACTACTACAAAGAAAACTACAACAGTTAAAACTAAAAAAACTTCTTCAGAAGTTGAATACCGTGGATTAGGTCGTCGTAAAAGCTCAACAGCTAGAGTTATTCTTAGACCAGGAAAAGGTGATTTTACAATTAACAAACGTCCTGCAAGAGATTATTTAACAAGTGATATTTATATTAAAGATGCTGAACAACCATTAGTTATTACCGAAACAAAAGGTAAGTTTGATATTAGTGTAAATGTTAGAGGTGGCGGTTTAAGTGGCCAAGCAGGAGCTATTAGATTAGGTATTGCTAGAGCTTTACTATTAGCTAGTGATTCATATAGAGGAAAACTAAAACCTGAAGGTATGTTAACAAGAGATGCAAGAATTAAAGAACGTAAAAAACCAGGTCTTAATGCTGCACGTCGTTCACGTCAATTCTCAAAACGTTAA
- the rplM gene encoding 50S ribosomal protein L13, whose product MRQTTIVNREHANKKWFVVDAEGQVLGRLASFVASVLRGKTKATFTPNADMGDNVIVINAEKIQLTANKETDKVYYSHSGYPGGLKTITADKLRVKKPTALVEKAIYGMLPHTKLGDKQRKNLFVVEGPTHKYEAQKPESLEIR is encoded by the coding sequence ATGAGACAAACAACAATTGTTAATCGTGAACATGCAAATAAAAAATGATTTGTTGTTGATGCTGAAGGTCAAGTTTTAGGTCGTTTAGCTTCTTTTGTTGCCTCGGTTCTTAGAGGAAAAACAAAAGCAACATTTACACCAAACGCTGACATGGGCGATAATGTTATTGTTATTAACGCCGAAAAAATTCAATTAACAGCAAATAAAGAAACAGATAAGGTTTACTACAGCCACTCAGGTTACCCAGGTGGTCTAAAAACTATTACCGCAGATAAATTAAGAGTTAAAAAACCTACTGCATTAGTAGAAAAAGCTATTTATGGTATGCTTCCACATACAAAATTAGGAGACAAGCAACGTAAAAACCTATTTGTTGTTGAAGGACCTACACACAAATATGAAGCACAAAAACCAGAAAGTTTGGAGATTAGATAG